The genomic interval ATTATCTGTGTTTTGCACATACCTACTAATATACTGTTGCAGCGCCATCAAGGGGGAGACAAGACAGTATAATAACCATCCCTATAATTTGGTGAAAATAAGGAGACTGACAGAAAAGAATGGAGTTATTCACTCTGactgaatatttagtttttctggGCAAGGATTAAAAATGATAGAGTAACCAAATATATCAATATGTGGTGTATTTTTTATCAACACACCACTGCACAGCTATATTCAGAGCTAGCGCTGATTAGAGGCAAGATTCAATGGGACTGTGTGATTGTATATGcgtcaaataaaatcccagcaTCCGATTAGAAACGTAAGGAACTTCAAATCGGTGGTTAACAAACTGCCGGTTCACATGATTACTTTTATAGCAATATGGgctataaaatgacaaaatagtCCTTAAATCAACTATTCAGCGGAGTAGTTAACTGTGGAGGCCTAGAATTAGGCCTACTGAGCTGCTGTCTTTTCCCCAAGGTCGTCCGGTTGTCCGGCTGGGCTGAGTGTCAGTGATTGACTGCAGGGGAGTGTCCAGTCTCTCCGCTGCTAGTGGTCGGACATGTAGCCAAGTACAGTGCcgtttattgatttatttgttttaatccattTCATGTATGTCCTTTTTCTGAGAAAGCAGGCAAACGCAGACTCTGTAAAGATGTGACCCATTGCACGTGACAGAGGGACAACTTGATCGCACTAAGGTAGCTTGGCTAATGTAACTTTAAGACcgctgctttttttaaatttaaaatacacacgtttctttttcactgttaaacaatttatatgtttaattaaaagaCTTAAGGAGTGGTAAGATAATGTCTCTAATCATCAAAACTTTTACATCTTGGAAAGAATCTGCCTAATTAAGAGGTTGCAGGTCCATGAACACCCCTTTTAACACTTTCTGGGGCGCTCCTTAACATTTCAGGGAGGGGTAGCATCATTGATACTTTTACGTGCAGCCTGTGTGCTTTTATCTAGGGTGGAACGACTTATCCTGAATAACGAGATGAGTGGATCGTCCACGGGCATTTGCATGACAATCGCTTTGGCTCCCAGAAAGTCTCTACAACTTTTCTAAGAAAAGACGGTTAATGCAAAAACTCAACCCCCAAATGCCTTTTTGTAAAACACGACGATACAAAACTAGGTTTCTTCTCTGGAAAACAGATCCTCTCTCAGGGAACAGAATCATAGCAGCTGTTTTTCCCTCTGCTGATCTCAACTTCACCCCGAGTGCGAAAATAATGTGTGTCACTAACGGGTTTCCTGCCGCATTCAGGGACCTGGGACGGTACTGAAAGGTTCAATCGGAAAAGTCTCCTTCCTTATCCAGGTGACGCAAAGCAACCTGTATTGTAAGCCCGTGTGTTTGTCAGATTGTGTggatgctgtttgtgttttatttttttaaagtgttatCTCTGGCGGTAAGCTTGTGTAGTTGAACATTGTTTTTCCTGAAGCCATTGAACGCATCACTGGCAGGCTCCGTTAAGAGGAGAAGCCTCCTAACTGATGGGAGGAAAGTCCAACCAACCGGCGGACAGGGGCGTGGCGGCCCGGCTGGGAATATGAGCGCCGGGAGGCTCCAAACTCGCTCCAGGAGCCCGAACTGAGCGGACTTGAACTTTGCTTTCCCCACAGAGCAGCTGGTAACGAAAGATATACTTTATCTGCTCTTCTGCAGCGAcaaaacttctgtttttttttttctctcaataaCTTGCGTTTTTTTCCGTTATTATTTAACGTTTCAGAAACCTCTTCCAGTTTGCGGTGTTGACAGAAAACGGGGAGAGCACCGCGCAGCCAGGAGGATGTCCCAGCAGGCGGTGAACGGGGTGCCGTGTCGGGGGAAGGTGCTGACCGTGGAGAACATGAACCCCAACGTGAAGCGGGTGGAGTACGCGGTGCGGGGCCCCATCGTCCAACGGGCGGTGCAGATAGAGAAGGAGCTCCGAGAGGTAAACAGAAGCAGAGGAAAAGCTTGCTTTCTTAACCACACGATATGCATGTTAGAGCTTTTGCTACTGGTAAACATCTCTCTACAGCTAACCGCTTCTGGCATGTCTCCTAAAACACCTGCTGGGAATTCCCCCTTCAAGTTAAAGATACCATCCAGCTGTTGTTTCTTTCGACCAGCAAATGGCCACTGACAAGTAAAACCCCTGCCAGAGCAATAAAGCATGGGTTCTGCTAAATGTAAAGCCTTTAAAGGCGtgtgcagaagaaaaacaagccaCTTCTGCTTTGTGTATGTTTGGGTTGATGACGTCACAAGAGGCTCAAGAATCAAGCTGGCCAACAGGAGATACAACACTATAACAGAGGAGAGCTTTTTAACCAACTCCAATGTACTTTCTCATGTACTACGGTTTCATTTGAGCCGCCAGAGGCTCAGGGCGCGTTTacacaactttatttttatgaaaacagaaaaccttatttatttatttttttctatactgCTCGTCTACACCACAACTGTATGGAAAGCCGAATGAGCATTTATTCTGATATCTTGATATCAGGCATAATTGTCATGTACATGCAAGCCATTTCtgcccactagttaactagtgagccaTTTCTGTGTGAACTACTTAACTAGTGACAACCAAAatgcccactagttaactagtaagGCCCAAATTCTCTCTAGTTAACTAGTTCATATGTTTAATATcttactagttaactagtaaTGCTCTGCAtgttcactagttaactagtgggcatTGCAGTGTGCACTCGTTAACTAGTTTAAAGACTTCTATATATTACTAGTCAACTAGTAAGGTACAAAAATGTTTACTAGCTGACTACTGAGTGTAAAATTCCCACTTGTTAACTTCTATGTAATTTGGCCAGCCGCTTGAGCATTTATTCTGATATCTTGATATCAGGCCATTTTTgtcaactagttaactagtgagccaTGTTTGTGCACACTAGTGAACTAGTGTGCATATTTTGGCCCTCACTAGTTAAATAGTTCACAGAAACAtggctcactagttaactagtgggcaGAAATGGCTTGCATGTACATGACAATTATGCCTGATATCAAGATATCAGAATAAATGCTCATTCGGCTTTCCATACAACTGAGCGTATTTTCTCTGAAATCGGCACGTTTTTCAAGTTGGTGTGACGTTTTGAAAACACCCCGGTCTCCGTTGTCGTGTACACAGGAGAAAGGGAATGTGGCTGTATGGGGACGCCCTCGCCCGTGTGCAGTACGACGTAAGGCTGGTTTAtgtagaagtagaaaacacagttggttccaacatttttaaagcctcTTACTTGGGCCGAataataaagatgtctatatttacaaaCCTCCGCCAGAAGGAGCCTTTGCTCATCCGCCATGTTTTTTCCGCGCAGGAATGTCCGCGTAGTTTGTAATTTTCCTAGGTGTGCGGAGCGGGAACTTTTGGCCGCGCAGAGGGATGTGAGAGCCAAAATGCCATAATATAGCATCGTTGTTGAGTTTCAAGGAATAAACTGCCTTCTACTGGCGTTAGCAGGGAAATTACACCGTTTTTAACGTTTATACAGGTGTCGTGTGCACAGGGATCACAGGTAAAGCGTTGTCATATAGATGTGTTAACAGAAATGGGAAAACAATCTtgtttttgattaattgttggCATGTAAACAGGGACTTAGACCTATTGATCGAGCCCAAGTATGACTCCAATGACGTTCAAGTCCGTACTGGCCAGGAAGTTCAAAACTAAGACTGATTTCTGGTTTTGTTTGGGCTTCCAATTTTAATTATCTCTGATTAATTTATCCTAAGGACTATAACACGTTCAGTTGAAAAACAAGATGTACCGTATGTACTTAGATAAAGGTAGTGGTTCTGATTCCTGCTTTGAGTTGTGTAGAAACCGTTGGTTCCTTCAGAAATGCTGTTGCTCAGAGAATCTCAAAGATGAACTATTTGAGATTGAATCATTGGGTTAAAGATAATATCTGCATTTtaggtttacattttttattctgtttcattttaacATTAGTTACTTTTTATGCAGTGCTATTAAGCTTTGGGCACATTGTTGTATTATTGTCTTCCTGTGATTGACTGTATTTACTGTAACACTTGGATTGTTTATCCCAAATCATGCATCAAATTATGCATCAGTAACCTGATTTTTGATAAACCTAAAGGAAGTGCTTCAAAGGATATAGCGTTAATTGACAAGATTGATGAGGAGTTCTTTTGGAGCATTAGTACAGAGAACTAAACCCCTGATATTTTGGCTTTTGACCTGTGGATCAGTGATCGGAGctgattaaaataaagttgGCTCATTCCAATCTGTTACTGGTTGACTGGTGCATCTCTACCCCCCAAGCCACGGTAGATGCTGTGATTAATGTTGAAGCTTAAGCACACAGTGAAGGTGATGATCTTCAGAACCTTAACTGGCacaaatctgattatttaattatttttcagctgaTTTTCTTTTCAGTGCATATTGGCCACTCGTAAGATTAATTAAAGCCCTAATCGGCTTTTATCCTGTAGCGGCACTACATGCAGCGTCTGCAGTCATTCAACTTCAGTTAATGTAATGAAtttgttatgtaaaaaaatCTCTCCTTTGGAGTCACCAGTGTTATATTTTACTTACTTCTTCCCTCTGGTGTTGACTGGAATGATGCAGACCGTTTAGGGTGTAAGTATGGAAGGCCACAAGTGTCAGAAATCCAATAGATAAAATCATCATTATCAAATTATTTCTTACAAGCGTTAATAAAATTATTCTTACATGAATGTGTAGATTAATATACAATGTAATATGTAAATgattatttgatttaaatggctttttttcaaatataattATTCCCATGTCTATAGGAATGTTATAGTGCTTCAGTCGCAGGGCACAATGTAACAAATATAACTATGGCTGTCAGAAAGTAAAGTAAACtgtgcagataaaaaaacaaacgtaGAACATGCAAATGGTTGTTTTATGCCTTGTGTGACGTGATCAGGGCTTGTTTTGGGATAGCAGGATTTTATCTTCATTTACAACAAAAAGGCAGAACAAATAGAAAAACTGAGCATGGCATGTTGTGTTATAGTTGACCGGGTAAAATCCAGGGTGTGTTTGGTCGACGTTACAGAACAATATAGCTAGTAGCTTCAAAACACCTGCAGCTGAAAATGATGGACATGCATTAACTTAGCATAACGTCTCTGTTCCCTTTGCTGTAGGTATgattaaaaagtggaaaaaccatcaatgcttttttttggaCAGCTTGTTTACTGCTGGCCTCCTCCCTGATTAGAGGCAGCGCAGGGAGAGCAGAGTCATCATTTCAAGTCCTAGCCTGTTATGTTCTGCTCATATTACATTCTGACAAGGGTGCCATTGATCTACTGTACTTCAGGGGCAAGCAGGTTAAAggggttgttttaaaaaatctctAAGGAAAAACTCGCTGTCCTCCTCTTTCTTGCGACATGTGATGAGCTGTAGTGGACAGCCCTAGCTGGCGTAGAGTACATTTAGCTCTCCCTTTTTGTCTGAGATGCCTGCAGGACTCCGTGGACGTGTATATTGTGAAGTGTTGTTACATAAGATGAGCCTTCTCTGTcctcttttgtgtctttttggcTCGCCCACTGAGAACGGAGCGCTGTTCTGGGGCCCACTGGGCTCTGGAGGTTCAAAACAAGCGGCTCTGGTGAAAGTGCTCCGCTTCTTGGCTGTCCACTTGTTTTTCTACGCTCATAACCGGGACGAAGCGTGTCCTGCACAGCTGACAAAATAATTATCTTGGACGCTGGTGAAATTTCAACACAAGATCTTAAACCGACGTCCTGAGGTGTTTTCAGAGAGGGGGGGTTAGTGAGGCAGCAGTTGTTGAGTCGTCTGCGGGCGTGCTTCCTGTCAGATCTGCCACTGGAACACTTTTACTTGTGCCTCAGCAGATTTAATGCAtctgtgtacgtgtgtgtgtgtgtgtgcgtctgtgtgtgtttgtgcatgtgttGTTGACCCTTATAAATCCTTCCGCAGACATCTGGCATGACACTTCCTGCTCTGGTGCTAGCTAATTCAAGCTTGGATGTCAGCTTCTGGCAAGTCTGCGCTTTTCTGTGACAATAGCCGAGGGACACCAGAGCGGGAGCATGGGAAAAGTAACCTGTTTGGCCCCTTTTCATTTGGTTGAGTGACCTGGAAATTGTGCTTCACCTCATAAGGCATCTCATCTTAGAGATCGTATTGGCTTTGGAGAATCACATAAGGAGATTAGCCATGTGTATTTTCCAGTTTGTGTATGTTAAGGGTTACATTCGTCTAGTTTCAATATGAAGGCTAATCAGGCCTTGCAGAGGGATTCATACTCCTTGAAGCTTTGCACACATTTTCTTATTGCCGTCTCAAACGTATACCAACTTTTGGTCTGTTTGAATCACgatggaggcagcatcatgattTGTGTACTTGAAAGTGAAGCTGaggctcaccttccagcaggacgacgaCCTTAAACATACAGCTACGAAGGAACGGCTCAGATCAAGGTGGTaaaacggcccagtcaaagttcagagctAAATCCCATAAAGAATCTGAGGCAAGAGTTGAAAGTTGTTGTTCGCAGATTGCTCTCCATTTAATCTGACGGAGCTTCAGCTGTTTTGGGAAGAAAAATGGGAGAACATAAATACAGCAGAAGAAGGCCGTTTACAACATTTTGACTCAGACGGCACCAAGCAAATGCATGCAGCACTTTTCAAATTACTTTTGATTTTCTTCCCACTTGAAGCAATTCCCAAGAAGTCCAAATAAAATACGTCTAAGTTTGTAACAGGACGGAGGCTGAAAAAGTTCAGGGGTTGCCCTGGTTGCCCCTGTGTAATCAGTGCCTGGTGCAGACTGAGCTGGAGAACGCAGGAAATAACTGGATCAGAGAACAACACGGCTCTTTGTTGATGGGGATTAAAAGGGAAACAAGCTGCATCCAGTTACTTGTTGGATTTGATTTaatgtgaaacaaaagaagCCCCGAGAAATTAGTCTTGCCATCAttcataaatgaaaaaatgataaaagaaattattattatttgttaataGCGGCAAATCAGAGCAAAGAACATCACTTCTTAAAATGAACGCTGCACATTTCTGTATATGGGTTCTAAAATTCATATGTTTCGGATCTCAGAGTATTATATGTTTAATAAACGTGGGGtacaaaatccttttttttaccttaaagggTTGTAAACAGGAGCTGAACTGGgttattttaagaaaagtaaatcAATAATTGCGTATTACGGTTACATAATCTTATTTTCATTCAGTAATGGGAAGGTTTTAAAACTTTACAACCGTAATTGTTGTGGTTTTATCAGCTGACTGGCTATTGAAACATAAATGACCtataataaactgtttttttttgttttgtttttttaaatggacttaaataaaaacaaacaagctttTTTGTTACCATATGAAATTACTAATTTAAGGTTTGGCCCTCATcgtatttgtccttttttattttatttatacatttatttagctGCGCGGGTGTGAGACAAAGTTCTTCTGACCGcagtgatttattattttcaccTTCAAGCGTTCCTATACAGGTGATCTGTTTTGCTAACTAAAGTGAAATGTTGGGACGGCTCAGTTCAAATCCCCCACACTAACGAGGGAGAGACGCTCCTTGACGATCGCGGCTCCCGCTCTGACCTTTTTGGTCGGCTTGCCGTAAAATAGCACAAGACTATCCGCTGTGGTGTTGCTTGACGTCATCTGAGCAACGGCAGCAGCTGCAGCGTGCTGGGAGCAGCAAACAGGCCCTGAGCGGGTCCTTTAAGTCCAAGAGATGAAGAGAGCGAAGAGGAGATGACCAGAGGAAGAGCAGAATGAAGCTGGTGGAAGCCAGTTGtgtgattagattagattaagcCAGCATGTCTTGATGAACATGCAACCCATGAACAGTGGGAGGATTGTGTTTCCGTAAGCAGTCATCCCCTCCCTGACCAGCGGCCCTCTAACCAGAACAAACCAGACTCTCTGCGTGTAaggcgtgggggggggggggggggggaccggGGGCTCTGCCTGCCGCGCCTTTCGTTTGATTTACGGTGCCTTGAAAAGTATCAACGCctcttcagcctttttttttttttttagattttatcacatccgtgtattttattggcattttatATGATAGGTTGAACACAAGGCAGCGCATAATTGTTCGGTAGGAGGAACATTAGAcatgatttctttaaaaataaattcaaggggTGTGCTCAGGTGGCGCAGTGGTTGGCGCGCACGACCCACGACTCTCTtctaccccctttcctgtcagcccactgtatAAAATACGAGCCACTAGTGtcgtaaaaacctaaaaaaaagtgtggtttGCATTTGTTCTGAGTCGATACTTTGTAGCCTGCCTCCCCTGTCCTATAGGCTTTTATTAGATTACAGCTGCAATAACCTTTTGCACTATGTCTCTGTAAGATTTTCACATCTAGATACAAATAGTTTAGATCAAGCTCTGTCAGACGGCATTGATTCCTAGTTGGGTTGAGATCTGGACTTGGACTAGGCCATTTTATCAGCTGAACAAACTTTGATCTAAGTCTGTTTTAGCTCTCGCTGTTAGTCGCTGTATGTTGGGTCTCCACTCTTTCgcagcctctaacaggcttTCTGCCGGTGTTGCGCCGTAATCTTAGCTTCGCCGTCCGTGCTGAAGAGAGCATCTCCGTGTTTCACCGTGGGGAAATTCTCTCTACAAGCATGAATGAAATAACAGCGATCCTGCAGATCTGGATTGTGCATCTACAGAACCCTCCACAAAGACCGGTCTCATTAAACGTTCTTaatctttgtttgtttcttttcttttgtttcaggGAGTGAAGAAACCCTTCACAGAAGTCATCAAGGCCAACATAGGCGACGCCCACGCAATGGGCCAGAAACCgatcacatttttcagacaggTTAGGCTCATTCTTTGGTTGGATTACTCCTCCGATAATTCACGGTGGCGACCTGACGGACATGTTGTGCATCAACCTAGGCCTCCAGCTGAACGTTTGCTCCTCTCTCTTGTCAGGTGTTGGCTCTTTGTTCCTACCCAGAGCTTCTGGAAGACAACAAGTTCCCAGAGGATGCCAAGAAGAGAGCTCGGCGTATTCTCGGTGCCTGTGGGGGTCACAGCATAGGTGAGACAATTATCTCCCCCCACTTTACTCCTCTCCCATCAATCACGTCTTGGAGCTGCTTTGGACCTTCACAGTCGTTCGCTGTGTGATTTCTGCTCCATGTTAAATAGCAGCTTAACGGTGCGGTGCGTTCAAAGTTCACCCTCCTGTCCTGCAGGGGCCTACAGTGCCAGCCAGGGAATCGAGTGCATTCGCCAGGATGTGGCGGGTTACATCCAGCGAAGAGACGGCGGCATCCCCTCCAACCCCGACAACATCTACCTCTCCACCGGGGCCAGTGATGCTATTGTGGTATCTGTCACGCGTTATTATTTATCATTCATGAACGGGTGACATGGACTGACTCGTTACAtgcattgtttcttttaaccCTGAGAAAGTAGCAGGCATTTCACAGAACTGGCCCGTATTGATCTTCTGTTAATTATGTACTTCCCAAGCTGCACTTTGCACGCCCTGCGACTTTAATCCACCCACAGACCTTTGTCACTCTCGCTTTTATGTAACCGTTTAACAGAGGAGTAGCGTTCGGATCCGGTCCACCGCAAAGCCCCAGCGCAGTAATAAACAGGGGGCGTATCCGGCACAGCGTGTACAGGCAGAGGTGTCGGATTTTAACGGCAGTCGTAAAGGATTTGACTGCCTATCAGGTGTCCCAGTGGCGGCGTGGCCGTGCTGCCGCTCCTCGCTTCGTTCCGATTAGTGATGGTTGCTGAAGTGGGTCACCACACGcagttaaagcagaaaacaaaaagacaattaCCTTTGCTTACCTTTATGTCCATTTATTGGTGGAtaaacccccacccccctctcaGAGCTAAATGAAGGAGCTTTTCTGCCTATTATAAGTAGAATCTGGATGGATCTGATCACCTCTTAGCATCTCCAACTACTCATGTATTCACGGCTCAGTATCTGCACTGATTCCAGACTCCTTCCTAAATGATCTCTTTACTCTGTCACTCCTCCAAACCTCAGACCATTCTGAAGCTGCTGGTGTGCGGCGAGGGGCGGGAGCGCACAGGGGTGATGATCTCAATCCCTCAGTACCCTCTGTATTCGGCCGCCCTGGCGGACCTGGGCGCCGTGCAGATCAACTACTATCTGGACGAGGACAACTGCTGGAGTCTGAACGTGGCAGAGCTCAGGAGAGCCCTAAATGATGCCAGGCAGCGCTGCAGGCCTCGCGTGCTCTGCATCATCAACCCAGGGAACCCCACAGGTAGGCCTTCTTCATTTAACAGCACCCTCAATGTTTATTAGTGGCACACCTGGTAAAGATGtgggaaaaccattaaaaaaaaaacttatcttTTATTACcgttaaataatattttacacatttcagaaaaataccAACCTTTTAGTATATTTCTCTTATGAGGAGAAAAAACACCAAATCACTACTGGCACACTTATTGGGACAACaatctctttaaaataattttaacaaaaactaTATGTCATTTTTTTGTCTCAGAGGCTTTAATTAGTCATTCATAATTAGCTGTATCCCCTggggtttaaataaaaagcaacacagACCCCCatttctacatatatatatatgtatatatatatatatatatatatatatatatatatatatatatatatatatataaataaaataaaaaaatctgtttatatatatatataaatctgtttttttaatttacatatatatatatttatatataaatataaataatatatatatatatagatagatagatatttctataatctatatattatattatattatgtaaaaaaatacataaatatatagatatttttatttatttatttatttatttatttatttatttatttaaagaagcACTCCATATTGGTCACTCTGTGTAAACCTTGTGAAATGtcataggaaaaaaacaaagttgtacTGAATCATTATCTGTGGTACTGGTGGTTTCATTAAAAACGATTTCTTCAAAACATCTTAACTCACTCTTCTTGTGTCGTTACTCCAatcatattgttgttttttccgtCATAGGTCAGGTCCAGAGCAGGCAATGCATTGAGGATGTGATCCGATTTGCTAAAGAGGAGAATCTCTTCCTCATGGCTGATGAGGTAAATAAAGGGTTCTTGCATCTTAAAGCCCAAACAAAAGACGTTTTAAATGATCTCAACCGTACGATGCACAAATCAATGAGGTCAGCGTCGGCCAATTTAGATAGAACAGAAGTATTTGTAACATGTGCATGCACACGTAACAgcataacaaaacaaacagaatgccTTTAATAATGTATCTGCTTTTCAGCGAATTGCCGTGTAACCAGAATTTGTTCTAAAGGCTGTTTTCCTGCCGCAGGTCTACCAGGATAACGTCTACGCTGACGGCTGCAAGTTTCACTCCTTCAAGAAGGTTCTGTTCGAGATGGGAGAGGAGTATTCCAGCACCGTGGAGATGGCCTCCTTCCACTCCACCTCCAAGTGCTACATGGGAGAGTAAGCGGCTGCATTTacaaattagattagattagattagattcaactttattgtcattacacaggtacaaggcaacgaaatgcagtttaggtctaaccagaagtgcaataacagtaagtgcaggataaacaatggttccataagaacgggacatgggtttttactgaataaatatagagatggatactattatacaCAGAATtctactgatagatttgtcctatgagtataacatatagataactagtattttgaactaaatttacagctggatatgtaccgaatataatatacaggtggatattactataaatagagttttacagatatgtacaatagcataatatactggtgattattataacagagtttacttgttctatgaatatatgtacaggtagctattactataaaatgaataaataaagtttggacagaagctatttaaattaaagtgcagtggaaggtaattgcatattacagttaaagtacggtaaaTGATCAAAcataagtttttttgtttttctttgtaatgGCCTTTAAAGGTGGGATGTGGGGCTTTAACAGCGTTAAGATGACGTTAAATCTTATATATGCACAGACAGACCTGCTGATAaccatttgtgtgtgttttttttcccctcttgttGGACCGTTTTG from Fundulus heteroclitus isolate FHET01 chromosome 21, MU-UCD_Fhet_4.1, whole genome shotgun sequence carries:
- the si:ch211-217a12.1 gene encoding alanine aminotransferase 2-like, which encodes MSQQAVNGVPCRGKVLTVENMNPNVKRVEYAVRGPIVQRAVQIEKELREGVKKPFTEVIKANIGDAHAMGQKPITFFRQVLALCSYPELLEDNKFPEDAKKRARRILGACGGHSIGAYSASQGIECIRQDVAGYIQRRDGGIPSNPDNIYLSTGASDAIVTILKLLVCGEGRERTGVMISIPQYPLYSAALADLGAVQINYYLDEDNCWSLNVAELRRALNDARQRCRPRVLCIINPGNPTGQVQSRQCIEDVIRFAKEENLFLMADEVYQDNVYADGCKFHSFKKVLFEMGEEYSSTVEMASFHSTSKCYMGECGFRGGYMEVLNMDPDVKAQLTKLVSVRLCPPVPGQALLDLVVNPPQPDEPSYTSFMKERTAVLAALAEKARLTEEIFNTVPGITCNPVQGAMYTFPRIALPQKAIDKAKADGVVPDMFYCMKLLEEEGICLVPGSGFGQKDGTFHFRMTILPPTEKLKVVLQKIRDFHLRFTSEFS